In Leptospira stimsonii, a single window of DNA contains:
- a CDS encoding DegT/DnrJ/EryC1/StrS family aminotransferase, with amino-acid sequence MSSTETEILEKNPKKKTEIEFHKPTLSREDLKTVLECLVEDHLTTGNVTTRFEKVFASTFRFKQVVSSSNLTSAYHLALLALEVQAGDKVVLSTFAPVAALDAIFLLKAIPLVLDLDKNSFHMSAEGLKTALEDSSVKAIILDHAFGAVVDAKRYDFKEIPVIEDISEVLGAQSETFTPGKQGSLAICGLSVDQMITTGNGAMIITDQESLAKKMRAMKAGKEPYQRKEGQPKLDYNLIDYQAALGIEQLSKIGIILERKRKIAQVYLQSISGTSVTTWYGDPNLDTFNRFIIIAPGAYEQVERYFRSLQIGTQRASDEPIHHILELANSDFPNGERLFQRGHCIPVYPNLTKDNIQRISQAIRRIY; translated from the coding sequence AACGGAGATTGAATTTCACAAACCGACTCTTTCGAGAGAGGATCTGAAAACGGTCCTGGAATGCCTCGTAGAAGACCATCTCACGACCGGAAATGTTACAACCCGATTCGAAAAGGTCTTTGCATCGACCTTTCGATTCAAACAGGTCGTTTCTAGTAGCAATCTTACTTCCGCTTATCACTTAGCTCTTCTTGCGCTGGAAGTCCAAGCCGGAGACAAAGTGGTTCTTTCCACATTCGCACCGGTTGCAGCACTCGATGCGATTTTTCTCCTCAAAGCGATTCCTCTTGTATTGGATTTGGATAAGAATTCATTTCACATGAGCGCAGAAGGTTTGAAAACCGCGCTCGAAGATTCTTCCGTAAAAGCGATCATACTGGATCACGCGTTTGGTGCCGTCGTCGACGCGAAACGTTACGACTTCAAAGAAATTCCGGTAATCGAAGACATCTCCGAAGTTTTAGGCGCACAAAGCGAGACCTTCACTCCAGGGAAACAAGGAAGTCTTGCCATCTGCGGCCTTTCCGTGGATCAGATGATTACAACCGGAAACGGAGCGATGATCATAACAGATCAGGAATCACTCGCAAAAAAAATGCGGGCGATGAAGGCGGGAAAGGAACCTTATCAGAGAAAGGAAGGCCAACCGAAGCTGGATTATAACCTAATCGACTACCAAGCCGCCTTAGGAATCGAACAACTTTCCAAAATCGGAATCATCTTAGAAAGAAAGAGAAAGATCGCTCAAGTTTATCTCCAATCGATTTCCGGAACCTCGGTCACAACTTGGTATGGGGATCCAAACCTGGATACGTTCAATCGTTTTATCATCATCGCACCCGGCGCTTACGAACAGGTGGAACGTTATTTCCGCTCCCTTCAAATCGGAACCCAAAGAGCTTCCGATGAACCGATCCATCATATTCTCGAACTTGCCAATTCGGATTTCCCGAACGGAGAAAGACTTTTTCAAAGAGGACATTGTATTCCGGTTTATCCGAACCTCACGAAAGACAATATCCAAAGAATTTCCCAAGCGATTCGTAGAATCTACTAA